A part of Methanomassiliicoccales archaeon genomic DNA contains:
- a CDS encoding recombinase family protein — MRAAIYARVSTEDQAKEGFSIAAQQKKLIAYCKARGWQVAGEYIDEGYSGRSTNRPSYQRMMSEKDLWDVLVVLKMDRIHRNSTNFALMMDDLRHWGKEFNSMQESFDTTTAIGRFVMDIIQRIAQLESEQIGERVKVGMVQKAKKGKGVLGSGVPYGYRFHNHHLEKVQEEEQVVKDIFSMYLDCLSLNDIASSLNAKGIPTKQSSKWEKATVRNVLTNKLYIGMLEWDGIAQRMPEIAIVDNDRFWEVQALLAHRRRKHHVLKNKAERGVEINA; from the coding sequence ATGCGTGCTGCCATCTACGCAAGGGTCTCGACCGAAGACCAGGCGAAGGAGGGATTCAGCATCGCCGCCCAACAAAAGAAACTGATCGCTTATTGCAAGGCGAGAGGGTGGCAGGTCGCTGGTGAATACATAGATGAAGGTTATAGTGGCAGGAGCACGAACAGGCCATCATATCAAAGGATGATGTCCGAAAAAGATCTTTGGGACGTTTTGGTGGTCCTCAAGATGGACCGTATCCACCGCAATAGCACTAACTTCGCGTTGATGATGGACGACCTCCGACATTGGGGAAAAGAGTTCAACTCCATGCAGGAATCGTTCGATACCACTACGGCCATCGGTCGTTTTGTCATGGATATAATCCAGAGGATCGCTCAGCTTGAGAGCGAGCAGATAGGAGAAAGGGTAAAGGTCGGGATGGTCCAGAAAGCAAAAAAAGGGAAGGGCGTCCTTGGTTCTGGGGTGCCCTATGGATATCGCTTTCATAACCATCATCTCGAGAAGGTCCAAGAAGAGGAACAGGTCGTCAAGGACATTTTTTCCATGTATCTCGATTGTCTTTCTCTGAACGATATCGCATCGTCCCTGAATGCCAAGGGAATACCTACAAAACAATCTTCCAAATGGGAGAAGGCCACGGTCAGGAACGTATTGACCAACAAGCTCTACATTGGGATGTTGGAGTGGGACGGGATAGCGCAAAGGATGCCTGAGATCGCCATCGTGGACAATGATAGATTTTGGGAGGTCCAGGCACTTCTCGCTCATAGGAGGAGGAAACATCACGTTTTAAAAAACAAAGCGGAGAGGGGAGTGGAGATAAATGCCTAG
- a CDS encoding recombinase family protein: protein MPRVAIYARVSTDDQAKEGYSLDAQQERLKAYCEAQGWDISGIYVDDGHSGRNTKRPAYQRMMEEKDSWDIILVMKMDRIHRNSKNFMIMMENLEKWGKKFTSMNESLDTSNAVGRFVVDIIQRIAQLESEQIGERTYMGMRQKAETSNGLLGFNAPYGYRMEGKKLILDEEECRNVRAIFDMYLSGKRLVDIVRELNSGGIRTKRGKEWTIWSVKRLLNNPIYAGFIRWDGIVSLSDHSPIITVEEYGKVQAMAIARSGKNGTRHVFELPRKAPV, encoded by the coding sequence ATGCCTAGGGTCGCCATTTACGCAAGGGTCTCGACCGATGACCAGGCCAAGGAAGGATATAGCCTTGATGCTCAGCAAGAGCGGTTAAAAGCCTATTGTGAGGCCCAGGGGTGGGATATTTCAGGCATATACGTCGACGATGGCCATTCAGGAAGGAACACAAAAAGGCCTGCCTATCAAAGGATGATGGAGGAAAAAGACTCTTGGGACATTATTCTGGTCATGAAGATGGACCGTATCCACCGTAACAGTAAGAACTTCATGATAATGATGGAGAATCTGGAGAAATGGGGCAAAAAGTTCACGAGCATGAACGAATCGCTCGATACATCGAATGCCGTAGGTAGATTTGTTGTGGATATAATCCAGCGCATTGCCCAGCTGGAGAGCGAACAGATCGGGGAAAGGACATATATGGGCATGAGACAAAAAGCCGAGACCAGCAATGGTCTGCTCGGTTTCAATGCACCATATGGTTATCGGATGGAGGGAAAAAAACTGATCTTAGATGAAGAGGAATGTAGGAATGTCCGGGCGATCTTTGATATGTACCTATCTGGAAAAAGGCTCGTAGATATTGTCAGGGAACTGAACTCTGGTGGGATACGGACAAAGAGGGGAAAAGAATGGACGATCTGGTCTGTTAAACGTCTGCTCAATAACCCCATTTATGCTGGATTTATCAGATGGGATGGGATAGTATCGCTGTCCGATCATTCGCCGATCATCACTGTAGAAGAATATGGTAAGGTGCAAGCGATGGCCATTGCAAGATCTGGAAAGAATGGGACAAGGCACGTCTTTGAACTTCCAAGAAAAGCGCCAGTATGA